A single genomic interval of Spinacia oleracea cultivar Varoflay chromosome 6, BTI_SOV_V1, whole genome shotgun sequence harbors:
- the LOC110802452 gene encoding rac-like GTP-binding protein RAC9 isoform X2, translated as MHAYFLYQQHFSYVFQDYVPTVFDNFSANVVVDGNTVNLGLWDTAGQEDYNRLRPLSYRGADVFLLAFSLISKASYENIYKKWIPELKHYAPNVPIVLVGTKLDLREDRQFLKDHPGTSAITTSQGEELKKMIGAVVYIESSAKTQENVKSVFDAAIKAGLRPPKMKKKQVGRRFKACTFL; from the exons ATGCATGCTTATTTCCTATACCAGCAACACTTTTCCTACG tttttcagGATTATGTGCCAACGGTGTTTGACAACTTTAGCGCGAATGTGGTGGTGGATGGTAACACGGTGAACCTCGGACTTTGGGATACTGCAG GACAGGAAGATTATAACAGATTAAGGCCACTAAGTTACAGGGGAGCTGATGTGTTTCTCTTAGCCTTTTCTCTTATAAGTAAGGCTAGCTATGAAAATATCTATAAGAAG TGGATCCCTGAGCTGAAACACTACGCCCCAAATGTACCAATCGTGCTGGTTGGAACCAAATTAG ATCTTAGAGAAGATCGTCAATTCTTAAAGGATCATCCAGGGACATCAGCTATTACTACTTCTCAG GGTGAGGAGCTAAAGAAAATGATTGGGGCAGTTGTTTACATCGAAAGTAGTGCCAAAACACAAGAG aATGTGAAATCTGTGTTTGATGCTGCAATTAAGGCTGGGTTGAGGCCACCAAAAATGAAGAAGAAGCAAGTAGGCCGGAGGTTTAAAGCATGCACATTTCTTTGA
- the LOC110802452 gene encoding rac-like GTP-binding protein RAC13 isoform X1, translating into MSTARFIKCVTVGDGAVGKTCMLISYTSNTFPTDYVPTVFDNFSANVVVDGNTVNLGLWDTAGQEDYNRLRPLSYRGADVFLLAFSLISKASYENIYKKWIPELKHYAPNVPIVLVGTKLDLREDRQFLKDHPGTSAITTSQGEELKKMIGAVVYIESSAKTQENVKSVFDAAIKAGLRPPKMKKKQVGRRFKACTFL; encoded by the exons ATGAGTACGGCTAGATTTATCAAGTGTGTTACGGTTGGAGATGGAGCTGTGGGGAAAACATGCATGCTTATTTCCTATACCAGCAACACTTTTCCTACG GATTATGTGCCAACGGTGTTTGACAACTTTAGCGCGAATGTGGTGGTGGATGGTAACACGGTGAACCTCGGACTTTGGGATACTGCAG GACAGGAAGATTATAACAGATTAAGGCCACTAAGTTACAGGGGAGCTGATGTGTTTCTCTTAGCCTTTTCTCTTATAAGTAAGGCTAGCTATGAAAATATCTATAAGAAG TGGATCCCTGAGCTGAAACACTACGCCCCAAATGTACCAATCGTGCTGGTTGGAACCAAATTAG ATCTTAGAGAAGATCGTCAATTCTTAAAGGATCATCCAGGGACATCAGCTATTACTACTTCTCAG GGTGAGGAGCTAAAGAAAATGATTGGGGCAGTTGTTTACATCGAAAGTAGTGCCAAAACACAAGAG aATGTGAAATCTGTGTTTGATGCTGCAATTAAGGCTGGGTTGAGGCCACCAAAAATGAAGAAGAAGCAAGTAGGCCGGAGGTTTAAAGCATGCACATTTCTTTGA